Proteins encoded in a region of the Streptomyces sp. NBC_00708 genome:
- a CDS encoding ATP-binding protein, whose product MRFTVLRAGGLRGGNRECVLVPVPVSHSQGDEYCTLYRLWFQDGAGADRELGLVKIGYADLIRRERPLEPGGFVSLGSGYNGRLHWFSVGQSDSYYENIRALGPSLRAEILDGLCDIAYDEDLFDQAMMWDVTHASLLHAVAPQTVGVQFRRIAWGGLQFTDYNFSYVAPAPPRDEERPKHCRLSFAVQPHSTPPTNVHVLIGRNGVGKTTLLSGLAGAVMHPERRGADRGQIVGGVGAGMFVNVVSVTFSAFDPAQEPTESDSTPGELRGWDSQAAHQRLPPSVAYHYIGLSKVDELGRPTGERRSHEDLRQGFSKSVAEVVAAGRVDRWIAALARLGSDPHFHQSPVHGFAQDLRDQGAFQKQDQDRAEALFASLSSGHAIVLLTITQLVETVAEASLVLLDEPEAHLHPPLLASFIRAVSDLLTDRNGVAIVATHSPVVLQEVPRSCVWKIGRWDRGVQPVRPEIETYGENVGILTHEVFGLEVGQSGFQAEIEKAVRECGSYEEVLARFGGQVGGEAKGLIRILLAYRERR is encoded by the coding sequence GTGCGGTTCACCGTGCTACGGGCGGGGGGTCTGCGGGGTGGTAATCGCGAGTGTGTCCTGGTGCCGGTTCCGGTGTCGCATTCGCAGGGGGATGAATACTGCACGCTGTATCGACTGTGGTTCCAGGACGGTGCGGGAGCAGACCGCGAGCTGGGCTTGGTCAAGATTGGCTATGCCGACCTCATCCGGCGGGAACGGCCACTTGAGCCTGGGGGCTTCGTCTCGTTGGGGTCGGGGTATAACGGCCGCTTGCACTGGTTCTCAGTCGGTCAGAGCGACAGCTACTACGAGAACATCCGGGCCCTGGGGCCGTCGCTGCGGGCGGAGATTCTGGATGGCCTGTGTGACATCGCCTACGACGAAGACCTGTTTGATCAGGCGATGATGTGGGACGTCACGCACGCGTCCTTGCTTCACGCGGTTGCGCCCCAAACGGTCGGGGTCCAGTTCCGACGGATCGCGTGGGGAGGGTTGCAGTTCACGGACTATAACTTCTCCTACGTCGCACCAGCTCCTCCGCGCGACGAGGAGCGGCCAAAGCATTGCCGGCTCTCCTTCGCGGTGCAGCCCCACTCCACTCCGCCAACTAACGTGCATGTCCTCATCGGGCGCAACGGCGTCGGGAAGACCACGCTTCTCAGCGGTCTCGCCGGTGCAGTAATGCATCCCGAACGACGCGGTGCTGACAGGGGGCAGATCGTAGGGGGGGTCGGGGCCGGAATGTTCGTCAACGTGGTCTCGGTGACCTTCAGCGCCTTTGACCCTGCCCAGGAGCCCACCGAGAGCGATAGCACGCCGGGCGAGTTGAGAGGCTGGGACTCTCAGGCTGCACACCAACGATTGCCGCCGTCGGTTGCCTACCACTACATAGGCCTGTCAAAGGTCGATGAGCTTGGCCGGCCCACAGGCGAGCGAAGGTCGCACGAGGACCTGCGCCAGGGATTCAGTAAGAGCGTCGCGGAGGTCGTGGCTGCCGGTCGCGTCGACCGGTGGATCGCCGCTCTGGCCAGACTGGGCAGCGACCCACACTTCCACCAGTCCCCCGTCCACGGTTTCGCTCAGGACCTGCGAGATCAAGGGGCATTCCAAAAGCAGGACCAGGACAGAGCCGAAGCCCTCTTCGCCTCGTTGAGTTCGGGGCACGCGATCGTCCTGCTGACCATCACACAGCTGGTGGAGACAGTTGCGGAGGCATCGCTGGTGCTCTTGGACGAACCCGAGGCGCATCTTCATCCGCCTTTGCTGGCGTCGTTCATCAGAGCGGTGTCGGACCTTCTTACCGACCGTAATGGCGTAGCGATCGTCGCCACACACTCGCCCGTAGTCCTGCAAGAGGTACCGCGCTCATGCGTCTGGAAGATCGGCCGCTGGGACCGCGGGGTGCAGCCCGTGCGGCCGGAGATCGAGACCTATGGGGAGAACGTCGGGATCCTTACGCACGAGGTCTTCGGCCTGGAGGTCGGCCAGTCCGGCTTTCAGGCCGAGATCGAGAAGGCGGTGAGGGAGTGCGGTTCGTACGAGGAGGTACTGGCCCGTTTCGGCGGTCAGGTCGGCGGTGAAGCCAAAGGGCTGATCCGGATTCTCCTGGCGTACCGCGAGCGCCGCTGA
- a CDS encoding Helicase associated domain protein — MSSEGHIDPREAAQQEAVEAVVRALELPARSLVPARGLRTQVIMATGSGKTRVAARSADKLRAGRVLVLVPSLDLLTQTEAAWREAGRTGPMIGVSSLRGEDAGFPNTTDVDELVEWVRPFDKVTVFATYASLGLGTLERAHAAGLPGWSLITVDEAHRTSGRIGKPWAVVHDNTRIPALRRLYMTATPRLWQLDEDAGRGAPPELVASMEDDPEGPFGSRAYTLTLSEAVDRGICAPYQVVCVDITDTQLQAAQLLGVEGRSDEIRGARLAALQTALLKASSEEVFRRTLTFHHMVKEAEAFAAGLPGVAKKLHDADPELYPRTIWADWLCGEHKPLHRRRVLGEFAAGIATDGTIVEKSFLGSVKVLGEGVDTRNCDSVYFADVRGSMPDLVQAVGRALRMQPGEGKIASLVVPVLLGPGETVDNMLTSRAYGGLAKLLEALRAHDARVVERLAEQQAPSAYKPVQGPEGETGETERVEADGPSEPARELLKFSTPRDPAQLAAFINLRVLNPENEHWRRGVEAAGIYHRIHGDLKVPFTFRVPTTDGSEAEGEEGQGEVEVWPASLAGFPLGQWTADARRFYARGDMDEDRVAQLEKLGMVWSHYDVAWDEGLAAARGWAAQAGHLLAPTDAVHQGYRVGIWLKNARAAARKAATNEQRRVEGLPVESSAGVLSGERREQLEEIDPSWCPAWPVEWQRAFRLVRNRLDAGHLLPTGPGEVMVQGEDLGRWVQSVRLGWERLTTVQQWLCGQVLGIEPTAEDEKPKRRTQADKWAINYEAAKQFYEREGHLQVPRKHVERIVGEDQEERDHKLGAWIGNQRSRAATLTPERMEQLSAIGMRWT; from the coding sequence ATGTCGAGCGAAGGCCACATTGACCCACGTGAAGCGGCGCAGCAGGAGGCTGTCGAGGCGGTTGTTCGTGCTCTCGAGTTGCCTGCCCGGTCGCTCGTGCCCGCGAGGGGGCTGCGGACGCAGGTAATCATGGCGACCGGGTCGGGGAAGACCCGGGTCGCGGCCCGCAGTGCGGACAAGCTCCGTGCCGGCCGCGTGCTGGTACTGGTCCCTTCGCTGGATCTGCTGACGCAGACCGAGGCCGCGTGGCGGGAGGCCGGCCGGACGGGCCCGATGATCGGGGTCTCGTCGCTGCGGGGCGAGGACGCCGGCTTCCCGAACACCACGGACGTGGATGAGCTGGTGGAGTGGGTGCGGCCGTTCGACAAGGTCACGGTGTTCGCCACATACGCCTCGCTCGGGCTGGGCACGCTGGAGCGGGCGCACGCCGCGGGCCTTCCTGGGTGGTCGCTGATCACGGTGGACGAGGCGCACCGGACTTCGGGTCGGATCGGGAAGCCGTGGGCCGTTGTCCACGACAACACCCGTATCCCCGCGCTGCGCCGGCTCTACATGACCGCCACGCCGCGTCTGTGGCAGCTGGACGAGGATGCCGGCCGTGGAGCGCCGCCCGAGCTGGTCGCGAGCATGGAGGACGACCCCGAGGGCCCGTTCGGCAGCAGGGCGTACACCCTGACCCTCTCCGAGGCGGTGGACAGGGGCATCTGCGCCCCGTATCAGGTCGTCTGCGTCGACATCACCGACACCCAGCTCCAGGCCGCGCAGCTCCTGGGCGTGGAGGGCCGGTCGGATGAGATCCGCGGGGCCCGACTGGCCGCGCTCCAGACCGCCCTGCTCAAGGCGTCCTCGGAGGAGGTATTCCGGCGCACGCTGACCTTTCACCACATGGTGAAGGAGGCCGAGGCGTTCGCGGCCGGCCTCCCCGGCGTCGCCAAGAAGCTGCACGACGCGGATCCGGAGCTGTACCCGCGCACCATCTGGGCGGACTGGCTGTGCGGGGAGCACAAGCCGCTCCACCGACGCCGGGTGCTCGGCGAGTTCGCGGCCGGGATCGCCACCGATGGGACCATCGTGGAGAAGAGCTTCTTGGGCTCGGTGAAGGTCCTGGGCGAAGGCGTCGACACCCGCAACTGTGACTCTGTGTACTTCGCGGACGTACGCGGGTCGATGCCCGATCTCGTCCAGGCGGTGGGCCGGGCGCTGCGGATGCAGCCCGGCGAAGGCAAGATCGCCTCGCTCGTCGTCCCGGTGCTCCTCGGGCCGGGCGAGACAGTCGACAACATGCTCACCTCCCGGGCGTATGGCGGGCTCGCGAAGCTTCTGGAAGCTCTCAGGGCGCACGACGCCCGCGTCGTGGAACGTCTTGCCGAGCAGCAGGCCCCCAGCGCCTACAAGCCCGTACAGGGACCGGAGGGCGAGACGGGCGAAACCGAGAGGGTCGAGGCGGACGGTCCCTCGGAACCGGCGCGAGAGCTGCTGAAGTTCTCCACCCCGCGCGACCCGGCGCAGCTGGCCGCGTTCATCAACCTCCGCGTCCTCAACCCAGAGAACGAGCACTGGCGGCGCGGTGTCGAGGCTGCTGGCATCTACCACCGGATCCACGGCGATCTGAAGGTGCCGTTCACGTTCCGCGTGCCCACCACCGACGGCAGCGAGGCCGAGGGCGAGGAGGGCCAGGGCGAGGTCGAGGTGTGGCCGGCGTCGCTCGCCGGGTTCCCGCTCGGGCAGTGGACCGCTGACGCCCGGCGCTTCTACGCCCGTGGGGACATGGACGAGGACCGTGTCGCACAGCTGGAGAAGCTGGGCATGGTCTGGTCGCACTACGACGTCGCCTGGGACGAGGGCCTCGCGGCGGCGCGCGGATGGGCGGCCCAGGCCGGCCACCTCCTGGCCCCCACCGACGCCGTCCACCAGGGCTACCGGGTCGGGATCTGGTTGAAGAACGCGCGGGCTGCGGCCCGCAAGGCGGCCACGAATGAACAGCGGCGGGTCGAGGGGTTGCCGGTGGAGTCGTCGGCCGGGGTCTTGTCGGGCGAGCGGCGCGAGCAGTTGGAGGAGATCGATCCGTCGTGGTGCCCGGCCTGGCCGGTGGAATGGCAGCGCGCCTTTCGTCTCGTCCGGAACCGCCTGGACGCCGGCCACCTGCTGCCTACCGGGCCGGGCGAGGTGATGGTCCAAGGCGAGGACCTGGGCCGGTGGGTGCAGTCCGTGCGGCTCGGCTGGGAGCGGCTCACAACCGTGCAGCAGTGGCTGTGCGGGCAGGTCCTCGGAATCGAGCCGACGGCCGAAGACGAGAAGCCCAAGCGCCGTACGCAGGCCGACAAGTGGGCGATCAACTACGAGGCCGCCAAGCAGTTCTACGAGCGCGAGGGCCACCTCCAGGTCCCCAGGAAGCACGTCGAGCGGATCGTCGGCGAGGACCAGGAGGAGCGGGATCACAAGCTGGGCGCCTGGATCGGGAACCAGCGCAGCAGGGCCGCGACGCTGACGCCGGAGCGGATGGAGCAACTGTCCGCCATCGGGATGCGCTGGACGTAG
- a CDS encoding DUF6009 family protein, translating to MSAMPREGDLAQEAEIVWLESTEDLDYVRQALDKVTTRRGKPRYERGGRLVGYSNLLPKARALPDSGLFVRRTFFLLPHDRPNQPGDPDGPYAVGSPLEAVDPRTIDVGKAGAKTPRSQATAEIQAASS from the coding sequence ATGAGCGCGATGCCACGGGAAGGCGATCTCGCCCAGGAAGCCGAAATCGTCTGGCTGGAGAGCACCGAGGACCTCGACTACGTCCGCCAGGCCCTCGACAAGGTCACCACCCGCCGGGGCAAGCCCCGCTACGAACGCGGCGGCCGGCTCGTCGGCTACAGCAACCTCCTACCGAAGGCGCGGGCGCTGCCGGACAGCGGCCTGTTCGTCCGCCGCACGTTCTTCCTCCTGCCCCACGACCGCCCCAACCAGCCCGGCGACCCCGACGGCCCCTACGCGGTCGGATCACCCCTGGAAGCCGTCGACCCCCGCACCATCGACGTGGGCAAGGCGGGCGCCAAGACGCCCCGTTCCCAGGCCACCGCAGAGATACAGGCCGCCTCTTCCTGA
- a CDS encoding DUF6042 family protein, whose product MSSSTAAAPRAGEYLSLHPDWFPSLWTHVLPQHQSMMIVMLFGTATVERLEGDFDAIVDQVFGEAAVHALHLGEQGLDSPVLWIDDEELTDSTAEEAEEIRAASAAHQEWFAAALRERSLPVPATVRELAATLESLGLVQRMDRRWYTPDRLPLPEDVLTLPTELLQRLSKIRLFLTIEPAEQALLTYFTDTLNHPERVSTSLERLERATGFSSDELRPALDHLAETTGEIALDRGTPPTTVAAKDLPAHARFRITLDWDKYNEGRIHVVRGR is encoded by the coding sequence ATGTCGTCCAGCACCGCCGCCGCACCGAGGGCAGGGGAGTACCTGTCCCTCCACCCCGACTGGTTCCCGAGCCTGTGGACGCATGTCCTGCCGCAGCATCAGTCCATGATGATCGTCATGCTGTTCGGCACGGCCACGGTCGAGCGCCTGGAGGGGGACTTCGATGCCATCGTCGACCAGGTCTTCGGAGAGGCAGCCGTTCACGCGCTCCACCTCGGCGAGCAGGGGCTGGACTCGCCCGTGCTGTGGATCGATGACGAGGAGCTCACCGACAGCACTGCCGAGGAGGCCGAAGAGATCCGCGCCGCCTCAGCTGCACACCAGGAATGGTTCGCGGCCGCGCTGCGCGAGCGCTCCCTTCCGGTGCCGGCCACGGTCCGGGAGCTCGCGGCCACGCTGGAATCCCTCGGGCTAGTCCAGCGGATGGACCGGCGCTGGTACACGCCCGACCGGCTCCCCCTTCCCGAGGACGTGCTCACCCTCCCGACGGAGCTCCTCCAGCGGCTGAGCAAGATCCGCTTGTTCCTGACCATCGAGCCGGCCGAGCAGGCCCTTCTCACCTACTTCACCGACACGCTGAACCACCCCGAACGGGTGTCCACCTCCCTGGAACGCCTTGAGCGCGCCACCGGCTTCTCCTCGGACGAACTGCGGCCCGCCTTGGACCATCTCGCCGAGACCACAGGGGAGATCGCACTCGACCGCGGCACGCCCCCGACCACAGTGGCGGCGAAGGACCTGCCCGCGCATGCCCGGTTCCGGATCACCCTCGACTGGGACAAGTACAACGAGGGCCGCATCCACGTGGTCCGGGGACGCTGA
- a CDS encoding HNH endonuclease family protein: MTLRRLSFLSAALLATTALTACTAENTKAGDSKPATTESGSTNPSGAPGGAPDGAGLPLAEAIKKIPVAAEKRTGYERDSFKHWVDEDGDGCSTRQEVLLAEAVKAPEQGARCALTGGSWRSYYDEVEVTDARKLDIDHMVPLAEAFDSGAYGWTPERREAYANDLSAERSLVAVTAKTNRSKADKDPAAWMPPSKDAACTYLVDWTATKLRWGLAADEAEQKALLERAEPCTDSVVQYETAP, from the coding sequence GTGACGCTGCGCCGCCTCAGCTTCCTGTCCGCCGCCCTGCTCGCCACCACCGCCCTGACTGCCTGCACCGCCGAGAACACGAAGGCCGGCGACTCGAAGCCCGCCACCACCGAGTCGGGCAGCACCAACCCTTCCGGCGCACCCGGCGGAGCACCGGATGGGGCCGGCCTCCCGCTGGCCGAGGCGATCAAGAAGATTCCTGTCGCTGCGGAGAAGCGCACGGGTTACGAGCGGGATAGCTTCAAGCACTGGGTCGACGAGGACGGCGACGGCTGCTCGACCCGCCAAGAGGTCCTGCTCGCCGAGGCGGTCAAAGCCCCGGAGCAGGGGGCGCGGTGCGCTTTGACCGGGGGCAGCTGGCGTTCCTATTACGACGAGGTCGAGGTCACCGACGCGAGGAAGCTGGACATCGACCACATGGTGCCGCTCGCCGAGGCCTTCGACAGCGGCGCCTACGGCTGGACCCCCGAACGCCGCGAGGCCTACGCCAACGACCTGTCCGCCGAACGCTCTCTGGTCGCGGTCACGGCGAAGACCAACCGGTCGAAGGCCGACAAGGACCCGGCGGCATGGATGCCGCCCTCCAAGGACGCGGCGTGCACCTACCTCGTCGACTGGACCGCCACGAAGCTGCGCTGGGGTCTGGCCGCCGACGAGGCGGAACAGAAGGCCCTTCTCGAACGCGCCGAGCCGTGCACGGACTCCGTCGTCCAGTACGAGACCGCTCCGTAG
- a CDS encoding HTH domain-containing protein, whose translation MTQEPRRERRTATARELADRFGVSERTVQRMVAEERTAYEDRSRQRRDQIVELHRKGLKGYEIARRLNVSSGLVSIRLKEARSAGVDLTRYAAAGATHHEQGQS comes from the coding sequence GTGACTCAGGAGCCCAGGCGTGAACGTCGCACCGCGACCGCCCGTGAGCTCGCGGACCGGTTCGGAGTGTCCGAGCGGACGGTGCAGCGCATGGTTGCCGAGGAACGCACGGCGTACGAGGACCGCTCCCGGCAACGACGGGACCAGATCGTCGAACTGCACCGGAAGGGCCTGAAAGGCTACGAGATCGCGCGCCGGCTGAATGTCTCCTCCGGCCTGGTGTCCATCAGGCTCAAGGAGGCCCGCTCGGCCGGTGTCGACCTCACTCGTTACGCCGCTGCCGGTGCAACCCACCACGAGCAGGGCCAGTCGTAG
- a CDS encoding DUF4238 domain-containing protein, with translation MSNPKLHHYVPQSYLARFGRGDMVRVRRRYPSKTHLANVKNIAAETGFYTITDDNGMPSTAIEHELSGLEAQGLAALRRIDETGLPPAVGTDDRELLCLYLAVQLARTPRQRTGTLFGRNVTAYADGREVDLALMTKYLTRKHLGHPPRAAEAQGAWDFYHGTRAMNGGNDPTHDEAVTVTLSSVRMCIPQFRARHWRLETSRKPNLLTSDAPLVLWRPETPDDAYQGFGLEGAYEIRFPVSPTAQLVLTPGQGTSAREVKLSRVISCNQDLADSCEQVVLGHPDRPTALDRVQLTKRGPTLRFNTAPGIRKHPDGTEEPMGDILHMYMTRR, from the coding sequence ATGTCGAATCCGAAGCTCCACCACTATGTGCCCCAGAGCTACCTGGCTCGATTCGGGCGAGGCGACATGGTCAGAGTGAGGCGCCGGTACCCATCGAAGACGCACCTCGCCAATGTGAAGAACATCGCCGCTGAGACTGGCTTCTACACGATCACGGACGACAACGGCATGCCCTCGACGGCTATAGAGCACGAGCTCAGCGGCCTGGAAGCACAGGGGCTTGCCGCCCTGCGGCGAATAGACGAGACGGGACTCCCGCCGGCCGTCGGCACCGACGACCGCGAGCTGCTCTGCCTCTACCTCGCTGTGCAGCTCGCCAGGACACCGCGGCAGCGTACGGGCACGCTTTTCGGGCGCAACGTCACCGCGTACGCGGACGGCCGGGAGGTCGACCTGGCGCTGATGACCAAGTACCTCACGCGCAAGCATCTCGGTCACCCGCCAAGGGCAGCCGAAGCTCAGGGTGCCTGGGACTTCTACCACGGCACGCGGGCGATGAATGGGGGCAACGACCCCACCCACGATGAAGCGGTCACCGTGACGCTCAGCTCTGTCCGAATGTGCATCCCGCAGTTCCGTGCTCGGCACTGGCGGCTCGAGACCAGCCGCAAGCCGAACTTACTCACCTCCGATGCGCCTCTCGTGCTCTGGCGCCCGGAAACTCCGGATGACGCCTACCAGGGGTTCGGCTTGGAAGGCGCTTACGAGATCAGGTTTCCGGTCAGCCCCACGGCCCAGCTTGTGCTCACCCCTGGCCAAGGAACATCCGCCAGAGAGGTCAAGCTGAGCCGAGTGATCAGTTGCAACCAGGACCTCGCGGACAGCTGCGAACAGGTTGTCCTCGGCCACCCGGACCGGCCCACGGCTCTCGACAGGGTTCAGCTCACCAAGCGTGGGCCCACGCTGCGCTTCAATACGGCCCCCGGCATCCGGAAGCACCCGGACGGCACGGAAGAGCCCATGGGCGACATCCTCCACATGTACATGACCCGCCGCTGA
- a CDS encoding HNH endonuclease, translating into MSNTRDTERRQLLVAAGDSVEDAGTRFRDAAQEGALHDLQSEFFPMQGVSAGNAVRWVYKNGMVEGKGRAIYDQLMRAPLHERCPLCGHGTVTTLDHFLPKKLFPALCVDPLNLVPACAECNHAKGEKVPLSAETTLLHPYLDRIDQDRWLDARIVESSPLWLEFFVSPPSSWEQVLVRRTQYHFKRFRLAERFAAQANRTLAGIRRQLTSLLQAGGCEPVRAYLIAEAETRLADRPNGWEGVTYRALAESDTFCAGGWPS; encoded by the coding sequence GTGAGCAATACTCGCGACACAGAGCGCCGCCAGCTGTTGGTTGCCGCAGGGGACAGCGTCGAGGATGCCGGGACGCGCTTTCGTGACGCCGCGCAGGAGGGTGCTCTGCACGATCTGCAGAGCGAGTTCTTCCCCATGCAGGGGGTCAGTGCTGGCAATGCCGTGCGGTGGGTCTACAAGAACGGCATGGTCGAAGGGAAGGGCCGTGCCATCTACGACCAGCTCATGCGGGCCCCGTTGCACGAGAGGTGCCCGCTGTGCGGCCACGGCACCGTCACCACGCTGGACCACTTCCTGCCGAAGAAGCTGTTCCCAGCGCTGTGTGTGGATCCGCTCAATCTCGTACCGGCGTGTGCCGAGTGCAACCACGCCAAGGGCGAGAAGGTGCCCTTGAGCGCGGAGACGACACTGCTGCACCCGTACTTGGACCGTATAGACCAGGACCGCTGGCTCGATGCGCGGATCGTAGAATCCAGTCCTCTGTGGCTTGAGTTCTTCGTCAGTCCTCCGAGCTCGTGGGAGCAGGTACTCGTGCGGCGGACCCAGTATCACTTCAAGCGATTCCGGCTTGCTGAGCGGTTCGCCGCGCAGGCCAACCGGACCCTGGCCGGCATCCGGCGACAGCTCACGAGCCTGTTGCAGGCTGGCGGCTGCGAGCCGGTGCGCGCCTACCTGATCGCCGAAGCCGAGACACGGCTCGCCGACCGTCCCAACGGCTGGGAAGGCGTGACCTACCGGGCTCTGGCAGAAAGCGACACCTTCTGCGCAGGCGGCTGGCCAAGCTGA
- a CDS encoding replication initiation protein — MNGELPAAQWDELWLPLRPYATNRLQGGIRRERRPVAMTRRYVEANPSAMSNLLVVDVDHSDAVLRAVSSVGSHPLPNAVVENPVNGHAHAVWALEEAVTRTEYARRKPLAYAAAVTEGLRRALDGDSAYSGLMTKNPLHTDWSTEWLHGGLHTLGGLEEALSSHMPSVRWRETKRFRTNITGLGRNCSIFETARTWAYREVRHHFGSPDTLHTAIHAEVHTRNAEFAEPLPAVEARAIANSIHRWITTRSRMWKDGPAVYEATFVAIQSARGKKGGKASGAMRAARRNERTDAMLEYMRGKS, encoded by the coding sequence ATGAACGGGGAGCTGCCTGCAGCGCAGTGGGACGAGTTGTGGCTGCCGTTGCGGCCGTACGCGACGAACCGGCTACAGGGTGGGATCAGGCGAGAGCGGCGGCCGGTAGCGATGACCCGCCGGTACGTGGAGGCGAACCCGTCGGCGATGAGCAACCTCCTCGTTGTGGATGTGGACCACTCGGATGCGGTGCTGCGAGCGGTGTCGTCGGTGGGGTCGCATCCGCTGCCCAACGCGGTCGTGGAGAACCCGGTGAACGGGCATGCTCATGCGGTGTGGGCGCTGGAGGAGGCGGTGACGCGGACCGAGTACGCACGGCGTAAGCCGCTGGCCTACGCGGCCGCCGTCACCGAGGGCCTGCGCCGCGCGCTGGACGGGGATTCAGCGTACTCGGGTCTGATGACGAAGAACCCGTTGCACACGGACTGGAGCACCGAGTGGCTCCATGGCGGACTCCACACGCTCGGCGGCCTGGAGGAGGCGCTGAGCAGCCACATGCCGTCCGTCCGCTGGCGGGAGACCAAGCGGTTCCGCACCAACATCACCGGGCTGGGGCGCAACTGCTCGATCTTCGAGACGGCCCGGACCTGGGCGTACCGCGAGGTACGCCACCACTTTGGCAGCCCAGACACCCTCCACACTGCCATCCACGCCGAAGTACACACCCGTAACGCCGAATTCGCTGAGCCGCTGCCGGCCGTGGAGGCGCGTGCGATCGCCAACAGCATCCACCGGTGGATCACAACGCGCTCCAGGATGTGGAAGGACGGTCCGGCCGTCTACGAGGCCACCTTCGTCGCTATCCAGTCCGCCCGGGGGAAGAAGGGCGGGAAGGCTTCGGGGGCAATGCGGGCAGCGCGCCGGAACGAGCGCACCGACGCCATGCTTGAGTACATGAGGGGGAAGTCGTGA
- a CDS encoding phage/plasmid primase, P4 family encodes MNAEPAGFDAQSAAQQILDLAVEQPLLPAQQSDARYAAPDAGVLPEALTDRGNAKLFARLYADRFRYVVGMGWHSWDEYRWKLTGGEEAAVWAAGDMAETFADTDPKGRFSSRDLAAHRRRSESTAGVKAMLFQAQAAPGMRLDPQVLDGDIYALCTPGGVVDLRTGKLSDPNPLSDMHSRATQVAPRAMPIPRWQRFLSDTFGDDAKGEETTGFLHVLLGYSITGDVGAQVLPFLYGTGANGKSVLLEVITQILGDYANAAPPGFLMEKGKFAEHSTELTELHGRRIVVCSELKQNDKFNESRVKLLTGGDRITARRMRQDFMTFAPTHKLWLLGNHRPEVGTGGHAFWRRIRLIPFERTVPNELKIDNLAAELVQDEGPGILQWLIDGARRYLSTRDPLTGPDSVRVATAAYETTEDHIGRFLSERCTRGTDGRPNPDLRVEQKLLYEVYGRWCSEEMIRPSTSRAFAARIRQELGLASPADMIKNNATKLYPGLALLSEDSDGQGTP; translated from the coding sequence ATGAACGCCGAGCCGGCGGGTTTCGACGCGCAGAGCGCAGCCCAGCAGATCCTCGACCTGGCGGTGGAGCAGCCGTTGCTGCCGGCCCAGCAGTCCGACGCCCGGTACGCGGCCCCTGACGCGGGGGTGCTGCCGGAGGCGCTGACCGACCGCGGGAACGCGAAGCTGTTCGCCCGCCTCTACGCCGACCGGTTCCGCTACGTGGTCGGCATGGGCTGGCACTCGTGGGACGAGTACCGGTGGAAGCTGACCGGCGGCGAGGAGGCCGCGGTCTGGGCGGCCGGTGACATGGCGGAGACGTTCGCCGACACCGATCCGAAGGGCCGGTTCAGCAGCCGGGACCTTGCCGCGCACCGCAGGCGCTCGGAGTCGACGGCCGGGGTGAAGGCGATGCTCTTCCAGGCCCAGGCGGCCCCCGGCATGCGCCTGGATCCCCAGGTCCTGGATGGCGACATCTACGCCCTGTGCACGCCGGGCGGGGTGGTGGACCTGCGTACGGGGAAGCTCAGCGATCCGAATCCGCTGAGCGACATGCACTCGCGCGCGACTCAGGTCGCCCCCAGGGCGATGCCGATCCCGCGGTGGCAGCGGTTCCTGAGCGACACCTTCGGCGACGACGCCAAGGGCGAGGAGACCACCGGTTTCCTGCATGTGCTGCTCGGCTACTCGATCACCGGTGACGTCGGAGCCCAGGTCCTGCCCTTCCTCTACGGGACGGGGGCCAACGGCAAGTCGGTCCTGCTCGAAGTCATCACCCAGATCCTCGGCGACTATGCCAATGCCGCTCCGCCCGGTTTCCTGATGGAGAAGGGGAAGTTCGCCGAGCACAGCACGGAGCTCACCGAGCTCCACGGCCGGCGGATCGTGGTGTGCAGTGAGCTGAAGCAGAACGACAAGTTCAACGAGTCCCGCGTCAAGCTGCTTACCGGCGGCGACCGCATCACGGCCCGCCGCATGCGGCAGGACTTCATGACGTTCGCCCCGACGCACAAGTTGTGGCTGCTGGGCAACCACCGCCCCGAAGTCGGCACCGGCGGCCACGCGTTCTGGCGCCGCATCCGCCTCATCCCCTTCGAGCGCACCGTCCCGAACGAGCTGAAGATCGACAATCTCGCTGCCGAGCTCGTTCAGGACGAGGGCCCCGGCATCCTGCAGTGGCTCATCGACGGCGCCCGCCGCTACCTCAGCACCCGCGACCCGCTGACCGGCCCCGACTCCGTGCGCGTGGCGACCGCCGCGTACGAGACGACTGAGGACCACATCGGCCGCTTCCTGTCCGAGCGCTGCACCCGAGGCACCGACGGCCGCCCCAACCCGGACCTGCGGGTCGAGCAGAAACTCCTGTACGAGGTCTACGGCCGTTGGTGCTCGGAGGAGATGATCCGCCCCTCCACAAGCCGTGCCTTCGCGGCGCGCATCCGCCAGGAACTCGGCCTGGCTTCACCCGCCGACATGATCAAGAACAATGCGACCAAGCTCTACCCCGGTCTCGCCCTCCTCTCCGAGGACAGCGACGGGCAAGGAACACCGTGA